The nucleotide window GATGATCGCAGCTCAGGCCGTATAAAGGCAGTTGAATACAAGGTCGCGCCAGTTCCCAATTATGGAGGTACGCCATCGTTAATTATGTTTACATTGCAGGAGCTGACAGAAGGGACTAGAACTCAGTATTTATGTCAGTTTCCCGAACGTATAAAATATTCAGACGGCGAGTTGACCTTTAAGGACGATCATCACTACTTCACAGTCAAACGACAAAAATAATTGTTTTCCAGATGGCGCCCTAGGGCGTCTTGTTTCTGTCTACGATTTGATAACAAAACGTAAAGTGGGTTTATAGAGTGGTTGGACACTCGAAGCCACCTCAGATACACTAAATGAAATGAGGAGAGTGTTCATGAAAAGACGATTTAGATGCCCCGTTGAGGCGAAAAAGGAGTATGTCGTAGAAGTACGAATGTAGTGTTCGTTTTGTGTTGTCATAATTAGTGAGAATTATATATTTATGCATTAATATACAATAGATCTAAAGGAAATATATTTTGAGAATAATTTAATTATAGGGTATTCAGTACATTAGAAATTGAGTTGTTATTTAGAATGAATTAATACAGATTCAGAGGGGAATAAAAATGAATTTTATTAAACGGATTTTTGGTATAGAAAAAACAAAAAAGCAGAATGATAATACAAAAAAATTCAAAGGTCCGGGTGATTTGTCTTTAGGAGAACAGAATCGTTCACTTTCTAATGATGTATCCTATGAAATATCTATGAAGAATGAGCTGGGATTGTCTTTATACTCATCCCATGTAGGTGTTCCTACTGGGAATACGGCTACAGATTTTTACGTGTATGAATGGTTCATCAAGAGTACAGATGAAGTATTCTATGTGGGTAAGGGGCGCGGTAACCGGTTTAAAGATTTCCACCAGAGAGCATATGAAGCTGAAAGAATTCGTAATATGTATGATACGGAAAATCGATTTATTGGTACGGGATTAACAGAAGAACAAGCATTGGAACTAGAGACACAAGAAATGGTTAGGCTTCTAAACGAAACTAATGATAAATTAACGAATCGTATAATACCGCTGTTTACTAAACGCGGTAATGGATATGAACGTAGTCTTAATACCCCTCTACTGTCATTTGAAAGAGCTCCTCATCAGTATGCAAATGAGATTGAGGAACATTACTTCAACATAACCTCGCGTCCATTCGACAAAGTTGAATATGATAACTTAAAAGCAGTAGTTTTTATTACCCGAAATATGAGGAATGAGCTGAATATCATATATAATGGTAATCCAGACAAATACATAAGTGAAACAAAGAAATTATTATCAACCAGTGGGAATAAAATAATCAAAAGTCAATTTGCAAAGTCGGTCACAGCGTGGATTTATATTGGAGATGAAGGTGTATCCAGTGTTAATTTAGATCAAGAGAAAGCATTAGAAAGGCTCGGGATACATATTCCTGTTTATCATCTTATAGATGTATGGAAGCTTTTAAAAGAAAAATGGGATGTAGTGGAGACAAATTCTGTTGAAGAAATTCCAATATATCCAATCCATAATAGAGTTTTGCTTCAAGATATTAAGCATTTGAATAACTGGGAAAAAGGGTTTGATGAAGGGTTCTCATATTGGGAAGAAGGCGAAATAGAAAGAAAAAAGGGCCGTCTCGAAAAAGCTATTGAACTATTTGATATTGCAAGATATAACGGATACAATGCTCCAGCTTTATATAAATCGTATGCAATGTCCTATCGGAAATTGAAAGACTACGATAATGAGATAGCAATATTAAGTGAGGCCCTCGTACGTTATCCATCGCTAGAATTAAAGGAGCGTCGAGAAAAATCTCTAGAGTTAAGACAAAAAATAAATAAAAATAAATAGTATAGCCCTTGGCTTGTAATATCCAATTTGATTGAGAACTAAGCACAATTTTCTGACTTTATAAATTGTGAATGAACTATTTAATTAAAAGAAATTTTAAGCATTACAATAAGGGCAATTGCCTTGTATAATTATAGGGAGTTAGGAACTGCCCCTATAACGTGAGACAAAAAAACCACCATCAGTGCGCTAACTTTATATGGTGGACTTGATGTCTGGGAAGAGGATTCATCCGAAGTCAAAGGTTTTGTTAGTAACAAGTGATATGAATATGCAGAAGGTTTACAGGGTTTCCATTTATCGAACGACCAGGTTCTTATATGTAGGTTAAAACATTAATGCAGAAAGGAAGAGGATAAGTGAGGATTCTAACTAACATTGATTCCAGACACTTTGATGAGTTAAAACAACTTGTTGCTGGATCAGACGAGTTGCATATTGTCAGTCCTTTCTTAATGGAATCATTTGATATTTTCTTCGATGAAATTATCGCCAACTCGGAGATTAAACGCATTGTGCTGGTAACAAAATTAAAGGATAATGACCCTGACTTATTGAGAAAGGCAAATTCGTTGCATTCGTTCCTTTTCAATTGCCTTACGAAGGCAATTGCTTTTCGAGTTCATGAAGATAGCAAGTTGCATGGAAAGATTTATATCGCACATAAGAATGGAGTCCCAATCAGGGGGATTATCACTTCTGCGAACTTTACAGACAACGGGCTGAACCAGAATCATGAGTGGGGCGTGCTAGTTGAAGATCAAGAAGCTTTGAAGAAGGTGATTGCCGATATCGGAAAAGTAAGTAGCCATGCACTAACGCGTGAGGAGCTTCAGAGGATTATTGAAAATATTGACAGTTATGCTAAAAATGAAGAAGTACATAAAGTGCCAAAATTTGATCTTGAGGTAGGTCATCTATTTAAGAAAAAAACAGTTGAACTTAAACCAGATGTTCGATATTTTATAAAGCCAGTTGGTTCTTCTGACCGTCCGTTCGAAACTACAAGAAAACTGAACAGTGACTTTGAAAAGATGCACTTCTCTCGGAGACCTACTCCTGTGCGTATAGGGGATATATTAATATGTAATGGAGTTGGTA belongs to Paenibacillus sp. FSL H8-0079 and includes:
- a CDS encoding GIY-YIG nuclease family protein — encoded protein: MNFIKRIFGIEKTKKQNDNTKKFKGPGDLSLGEQNRSLSNDVSYEISMKNELGLSLYSSHVGVPTGNTATDFYVYEWFIKSTDEVFYVGKGRGNRFKDFHQRAYEAERIRNMYDTENRFIGTGLTEEQALELETQEMVRLLNETNDKLTNRIIPLFTKRGNGYERSLNTPLLSFERAPHQYANEIEEHYFNITSRPFDKVEYDNLKAVVFITRNMRNELNIIYNGNPDKYISETKKLLSTSGNKIIKSQFAKSVTAWIYIGDEGVSSVNLDQEKALERLGIHIPVYHLIDVWKLLKEKWDVVETNSVEEIPIYPIHNRVLLQDIKHLNNWEKGFDEGFSYWEEGEIERKKGRLEKAIELFDIARYNGYNAPALYKSYAMSYRKLKDYDNEIAILSEALVRYPSLELKERREKSLELRQKINKNK
- a CDS encoding phospholipase D family protein, yielding MRILTNIDSRHFDELKQLVAGSDELHIVSPFLMESFDIFFDEIIANSEIKRIVLVTKLKDNDPDLLRKANSLHSFLFNCLTKAIAFRVHEDSKLHGKIYIAHKNGVPIRGIITSANFTDNGLNQNHEWGVLVEDQEALKKVIADIGKVSSHALTREELQRIIENIDSYAKNEEVHKVPKFDLEVGHLFKKKTVELKPDVRYFIKPVGSSDRPFETTRKLNSDFEKMHFSRRPTPVRIGDILICNGVGTTKLLGYFEVISEPYIWDSTSQWSWELEVKNLCPEYSESWNTFNNTIASIVASYDHVHPVTNVGGSTLGALQFGRGRIQLTEEFAKHVIELMEGSVKAKKENK